A genomic window from Bradyrhizobium lupini includes:
- the hemW gene encoding radical SAM family heme chaperone HemW, whose translation MSRAKEAFGVYVHWPFCLSKCPYCDFNSHVRHAPIDEPRFASAFAREIAATAERAPGREVTSIFLGGGTPSLMQPATVGAVLDAIGKHWTVAKDVEVTLEANPTSVEATRFAGYRAAGVNRVSLGVQALDDASLKALGRMHSAREALDAVAIARRSFDRYSFDLIYARPDQTPAMWADELRLAIGEAAEHLSLYQLTIEEGTPFFGLHQAGKLKTPDEAVARALYDVTQETCDRLGLPAYEISNHARRGAECRHNLVYWRGEEYAGIGPGAHGRLDIDGIRHATATEKRPEAWLMRVETNGHGVVTDDLLNSEERADEFLLMGLRLAEGIDPERYKALSGRSLDPKRITLLSEEGAITVDATGRLRVTSSGFPVLDAVVADLAA comes from the coding sequence TTGAGCCGCGCTAAGGAAGCCTTCGGCGTCTACGTGCACTGGCCGTTCTGCCTGTCGAAGTGCCCCTATTGCGACTTCAACAGCCACGTTCGCCACGCCCCGATCGACGAGCCGCGGTTTGCGTCAGCATTCGCGCGCGAAATCGCTGCGACCGCCGAGCGCGCGCCCGGACGCGAAGTCACCTCGATCTTTCTCGGCGGCGGTACGCCCTCGCTCATGCAGCCTGCAACCGTCGGCGCTGTGCTCGACGCCATCGGCAAGCACTGGACCGTGGCGAAAGACGTCGAAGTCACGCTGGAGGCAAACCCGACCAGCGTCGAGGCTACGCGCTTCGCCGGCTATCGCGCCGCCGGCGTCAACCGCGTCTCGCTCGGCGTGCAGGCGCTCGACGATGCCTCGCTGAAAGCGCTCGGCCGCATGCACAGCGCGCGCGAGGCCCTCGATGCCGTCGCTATCGCGCGCCGCTCGTTCGATCGCTATTCGTTCGACCTGATCTACGCCCGTCCCGACCAGACGCCCGCGATGTGGGCCGATGAATTGCGTCTCGCGATCGGCGAGGCGGCCGAGCATCTGTCGCTCTATCAATTGACGATCGAAGAAGGCACGCCGTTCTTCGGCCTACATCAAGCCGGCAAGCTGAAGACGCCGGATGAAGCGGTCGCACGCGCGCTCTACGACGTCACGCAGGAGACCTGCGACAGGCTCGGCCTGCCCGCCTACGAGATTTCAAATCACGCGCGGCGCGGCGCCGAGTGCCGGCACAATCTGGTCTACTGGCGCGGCGAAGAATATGCCGGCATCGGCCCCGGCGCCCATGGCCGCCTCGACATCGACGGTATCAGGCACGCGACCGCCACCGAGAAGCGCCCCGAAGCCTGGCTGATGCGGGTCGAGACCAACGGCCACGGCGTCGTCACCGACGATCTCCTCAACAGCGAAGAGCGCGCCGACGAATTCCTGCTTATGGGATTGCGCCTCGCCGAGGGCATCGACCCCGAGCGTTACAAAGCGCTCTCCGGCCGCTCACTCGATCCCAAGCGCATCACGCTGCTGAGCGAAGAAGGTGCAATCACGGTGGATGCAACGGGACGGCTGCGCGTGACGAGCAGCGGTTTTCCGGTGCTGGACGCGGTGGTCGCGGATCTCGCGGCGTAA
- a CDS encoding type II and III secretion system protein family protein → MNYGDDRTGMRIRGNRARSFWTGTMLTLGLLAAPDVVSAADAPVGDQAPMQAADLDVSPVGTIAPAKTRFLSLGVGKSAVIDLPRDVKDVLVADPKIANAVIRSAQRAYIIGGQVGQTNVVFFAADGQQVAAYDIAVKRDLNGMRTALRQSLPGVQIEGVGDSVMLTGSVSSPVEAQQAGDVAAKLVGGSDKVVNNIIVRGRDQVMLKVVVGEVRRDIVKQLGVDLSASLNAGTAVVNFNNSNPFSVSGGPIVSNNGLGVAGLTKGFATVSATMRAMESAGVMRTLAEPSLTAISGESATFIAGGEFPIPSGYACDPVTHVCTTQITYKKFGISLNFTPVVLSEGRISLRVMTEVSELSNQSAITVTQALSSSSTNSITIPSIQTRRAETTLEIPSGGSMAMAGLIQQQTKQAINGLPGVDQVPIIGALFRSQDFVNNETELMVIVTPYVVRAVAQKELSRPDDGFAPASDAQTALLGRMNRLYGVARRVDPIAGTPGDFGFIID, encoded by the coding sequence ATGAACTACGGGGATGATCGGACGGGCATGCGCATTCGGGGGAATCGCGCGCGCTCGTTCTGGACGGGGACGATGCTGACCCTGGGGCTCCTCGCAGCCCCCGATGTCGTCAGCGCCGCAGATGCGCCGGTCGGCGACCAGGCGCCGATGCAGGCAGCCGATCTCGATGTTTCGCCGGTCGGGACGATCGCGCCGGCGAAGACGCGCTTCCTGTCGCTCGGCGTCGGCAAGTCCGCCGTCATCGACCTGCCGCGCGACGTCAAGGACGTGCTGGTCGCCGATCCCAAGATCGCCAATGCCGTGATCCGCTCGGCCCAACGCGCCTATATCATCGGCGGACAGGTCGGCCAGACCAACGTCGTGTTCTTCGCCGCCGACGGCCAGCAGGTCGCCGCCTACGATATCGCGGTGAAGCGCGATCTCAACGGCATGCGCACGGCGCTGCGCCAGTCGCTGCCGGGCGTGCAGATCGAAGGCGTCGGCGACAGCGTGATGCTGACAGGCTCGGTGTCGAGCCCGGTCGAGGCCCAGCAGGCCGGCGACGTCGCCGCGAAACTGGTCGGCGGCTCCGACAAGGTGGTCAATAACATCATCGTGCGCGGCCGCGACCAGGTGATGCTCAAGGTCGTCGTCGGCGAAGTGCGCCGCGATATCGTCAAGCAGTTGGGCGTCGATCTCAGCGCCAGTCTGAACGCCGGCACCGCGGTGGTGAACTTCAACAATTCCAACCCGTTCTCGGTCAGCGGCGGACCGATCGTCAGCAACAACGGATTAGGTGTCGCCGGTCTCACCAAAGGCTTCGCGACCGTCAGCGCCACGATGCGCGCGATGGAAAGTGCCGGTGTCATGCGCACGCTCGCCGAGCCGAGCCTGACCGCGATCTCCGGCGAATCCGCCACCTTCATCGCCGGCGGCGAATTCCCCATTCCCTCGGGCTATGCCTGCGATCCCGTCACCCACGTTTGCACCACCCAGATCACCTACAAGAAGTTCGGCATCTCCCTGAACTTCACCCCGGTCGTGCTGAGCGAGGGACGGATCAGCCTGCGGGTGATGACCGAGGTGTCCGAGCTGTCGAACCAAAGCGCCATCACGGTGACCCAGGCGCTGTCGTCGAGCTCGACCAACTCGATCACCATCCCCTCGATCCAGACCCGTCGCGCCGAAACGACGCTGGAAATTCCCTCGGGCGGTTCGATGGCCATGGCCGGCCTGATCCAGCAGCAGACCAAACAGGCGATCAACGGCCTGCCCGGCGTCGACCAGGTACCGATCATCGGCGCGCTGTTCCGCAGCCAGGACTTCGTCAACAACGAGACCGAGCTGATGGTGATCGTGACGCCTTATGTGGTGCGCGCGGTGGCTCAGAAGGAACTGTCCCGGCCCGACGACGGCTTCGCCCCGGCGTCTGACGCCCAGACGGCGCTGCTCGGTCGCATGAACCGCCTCTATGGCGTCGCGCGCCGCGTCGATCCGATCGCGGGCACGCCCGGCGATTTCGGCTTCATCATCGACTGA
- the rsmI gene encoding 16S rRNA (cytidine(1402)-2'-O)-methyltransferase — MRAKPSPTNTPETTEAASRGFSVDAHRLVAPKAAPGLHLVATPIGNLGDITLRALQTLAGVDVIACEDTRITRRLTERYDISAQLKQYHEHNAEAARPKILERLSQGGSIALVSDAGTPLISDPGYKLVREVCAAGHAVYALPGPSSVLAALSVAALPTDRFFFEGFLPSKSAARKSRVAELARIDATLVMFDSGNRVQDTLAELAEIMGTREAAICRELTKLHEQISRATLRELARDADTLETRGEFVLVIAPPAADAEMLTSDALDDVLREQLAANSVKDAVAHAVALSGRPRREVYARALELAKDLRGGDGED; from the coding sequence ATGCGCGCAAAGCCGTCCCCGACAAACACACCTGAGACGACGGAGGCCGCCTCGCGCGGTTTCTCCGTCGACGCCCATCGGCTTGTCGCGCCGAAGGCCGCGCCTGGCCTGCACCTGGTGGCGACCCCCATCGGCAATCTCGGTGACATCACGCTGCGGGCGCTGCAGACCCTCGCCGGGGTCGACGTCATCGCCTGCGAGGACACCCGCATCACGCGGCGTCTGACCGAGCGCTACGACATCTCTGCGCAGCTCAAGCAGTATCACGAGCACAACGCTGAAGCGGCCCGTCCGAAGATCCTGGAGCGGCTTTCGCAGGGCGGCTCGATCGCGCTGGTGTCGGATGCCGGCACGCCGTTGATCTCGGACCCCGGCTACAAGCTGGTGCGCGAGGTCTGCGCCGCCGGCCACGCGGTCTACGCGCTGCCCGGCCCGTCCTCGGTGCTGGCGGCGCTATCGGTCGCAGCGCTGCCGACCGACCGCTTCTTCTTCGAAGGCTTTCTGCCTTCGAAATCCGCCGCGCGAAAGTCGCGCGTGGCCGAGCTTGCGCGCATCGATGCGACGCTGGTGATGTTCGATTCCGGCAACCGCGTGCAGGACACGCTCGCCGAGCTCGCCGAGATCATGGGGACCCGGGAAGCCGCGATTTGCCGCGAGCTGACCAAACTGCACGAGCAGATTTCGCGCGCGACGCTGCGTGAGCTGGCGCGCGATGCCGACACGCTGGAGACGCGCGGCGAATTCGTGCTGGTGATCGCTCCGCCTGCGGCGGATGCCGAGATGCTGACATCGGATGCGCTCGACGACGTCCTGCGTGAGCAGCTTGCCGCGAACAGCGTCAAGGATGCGGTGGCGCATGCGGTCGCCCTCTCGGGCCGGCCGCGCCGCGAGGTCTATGCCCGCGCGCTTGAGCTTGCCAAAGATCTGCGGGGCGGCGATGGCGAAGACTGA
- the gshB gene encoding glutathione synthase codes for MKLNVAVQMDPIARINIKGDSTFALLLEAQKRGHGLSYYTPDKLSMVGEEIVAPVQLLTVRDEPGNHFTLGEPRREALNSFDVVLLRQDPPFDLAYITSTHLLERIHPKTLVVNDPASVRNAPEKLFVMNFPQLMPPTLISRDLDEINAFRDRHGAVVMKPLHGHGGAAVFRVMPQDMNFGSLFDMFSVTFKEAWVIQQFIPEVKHGDKRIILINGEFAGAVNRVPATDDLRSNMVRGGAAQETELTPREREICATVGPALRERGLLFVGIDVINGNLTEINVTSPTGIRAIARLGGPDVAAKLWDVIEQKRAK; via the coding sequence ATGAAACTGAACGTCGCCGTCCAGATGGACCCCATCGCCCGCATCAACATCAAGGGCGATTCCACCTTTGCGCTGCTCCTGGAGGCGCAGAAGCGCGGCCACGGCCTGTCCTATTACACGCCCGACAAGCTCTCGATGGTCGGCGAGGAAATCGTCGCTCCGGTTCAGCTGCTCACCGTGCGCGACGAGCCCGGCAATCATTTCACCCTGGGCGAACCCAGGCGCGAGGCGCTCAACAGCTTCGACGTGGTGTTGCTGCGCCAGGATCCGCCGTTCGACCTCGCCTACATCACCTCGACGCACCTTCTCGAACGCATCCATCCGAAGACACTCGTCGTCAATGACCCCGCATCGGTGCGCAACGCGCCGGAAAAGCTGTTCGTGATGAACTTCCCGCAGCTGATGCCACCGACGCTGATCTCGCGCGACCTCGACGAGATCAACGCGTTTCGCGACAGGCATGGCGCCGTCGTCATGAAGCCGCTGCACGGCCATGGCGGCGCTGCGGTGTTCCGCGTGATGCCGCAGGACATGAATTTCGGCTCGCTGTTCGACATGTTCTCCGTGACGTTCAAGGAAGCCTGGGTGATCCAGCAGTTCATCCCCGAGGTAAAGCACGGCGACAAGCGCATCATCCTGATCAACGGCGAGTTCGCCGGCGCGGTGAATCGCGTGCCGGCCACGGACGACCTCCGCTCCAACATGGTGCGCGGCGGCGCAGCGCAGGAGACCGAGCTCACGCCGCGCGAGCGCGAGATCTGCGCCACCGTCGGCCCGGCGCTGCGCGAGCGCGGGCTGTTGTTCGTCGGCATCGACGTCATCAACGGCAACCTCACCGAGATCAACGTGACCTCGCCGACCGGCATCCGCGCCATCGCGCGGCTCGGCGGACCGGACGTTGCCGCAAAGCTCTGGGACGTGATCGAGCAAAAGCGCGCGAAGTAG
- the rph gene encoding ribonuclease PH, protein MRPSRRAPDELRPVTLERGVVKYAEGSCLVKFGDTHVLVTATLEDRLPPWLKGQGRGWVTAEYGMLPRATSERTRREASAGKQSGRTVEIQRLIGRSLRTIINLEALGERQITVDCDVLQADGGTRTASITGAWVALADCVSWMKARNMVKANVLRDNVAAISCGIYKGTPVLDLDYAEDSEADTDANFVMTGDGRIIEVQGTAEREPFTEAEFLALIALARKGVARLVDLQKLAVA, encoded by the coding sequence ATGCGGCCAAGCCGCCGTGCGCCCGACGAATTGCGCCCCGTGACGCTGGAGCGCGGCGTGGTCAAATATGCGGAAGGCTCGTGCCTGGTGAAATTCGGCGACACCCACGTGCTGGTCACCGCCACGCTGGAAGACCGCCTGCCGCCATGGCTGAAGGGCCAGGGCCGCGGCTGGGTCACCGCCGAATACGGCATGCTGCCGCGCGCGACCTCGGAACGCACCCGCCGCGAGGCCTCCGCCGGAAAGCAGAGCGGCCGCACCGTCGAAATCCAGCGCCTGATCGGCCGCTCGCTTCGCACCATCATCAATCTCGAAGCGCTCGGTGAGCGCCAGATCACGGTCGATTGCGACGTGCTCCAGGCCGACGGCGGCACCCGCACCGCCTCGATCACCGGTGCCTGGGTCGCGCTCGCCGATTGCGTCAGCTGGATGAAGGCGCGCAACATGGTCAAGGCCAATGTGTTGCGCGACAACGTCGCCGCGATCTCCTGCGGCATCTACAAGGGCACGCCCGTGCTCGACCTCGACTATGCCGAGGACTCCGAAGCCGACACCGACGCCAATTTCGTCATGACCGGCGATGGCCGCATCATCGAGGTCCAGGGCACCGCGGAACGCGAGCCATTCACGGAAGCCGAGTTCCTGGCGTTGATAGCGCTGGCGCGCAAGGGCGTCGCGCGTCTCGTGGACTTGCAGAAACTGGCGGTAGCGTAG
- the rdgB gene encoding RdgB/HAM1 family non-canonical purine NTP pyrophosphatase — MHRRITGKLVIATHNPGKLAEMKELLAPYGIEAVSAGELGLPEPEETGNDFRSNAAIKAIAAAQATKLPSFADDSGIVVDALDGAPGIYSARWAGPNKDFAAAMAQIERLLQERGATTPAKRKAHFVSALCVAWPDDHLEEVEGRVDGTLVWPPRGTAGFGYDPMFLPDGHSRTFGEMESIEKHGLPPLGLGLSHRARAFVKLAEICLEPR, encoded by the coding sequence ATGCACCGCCGAATCACCGGAAAGCTGGTTATCGCGACCCATAATCCCGGCAAGCTCGCCGAGATGAAGGAGCTACTCGCGCCTTACGGCATCGAAGCAGTGTCGGCCGGCGAGCTCGGCCTTCCCGAGCCGGAAGAAACCGGAAACGATTTCCGCAGCAATGCCGCGATCAAGGCGATCGCGGCGGCGCAGGCAACGAAGCTGCCGTCTTTCGCCGATGATTCCGGCATCGTGGTCGACGCGCTCGACGGCGCGCCCGGCATCTACTCGGCGCGCTGGGCCGGCCCGAACAAGGATTTTGCCGCAGCGATGGCGCAGATCGAGCGTCTGTTGCAGGAGCGCGGCGCGACCACGCCGGCCAAACGCAAGGCGCACTTCGTTTCCGCGCTCTGCGTTGCATGGCCCGACGATCATCTCGAAGAGGTCGAGGGGCGCGTCGACGGCACGCTGGTGTGGCCGCCGCGCGGCACCGCCGGCTTCGGCTACGACCCGATGTTTTTGCCCGACGGCCATAGCCGCACCTTCGGCGAGATGGAGAGCATCGAGAAGCACGGCCTGCCGCCGCTCGGTCTCGGCCTGTCGCATCGTGCCCGCGCCTTCGTGAAACTGGCGGAGATCTGCCTTGAGCCGCGCTAA
- a CDS encoding penicillin-binding protein activator, whose protein sequence is MSGATRRSALGLLLGAPLLSACAGVQQSLSQFSNPFSSSSPPPAQPAGPPQQATTAGTGGVKVAVILPLSASGNAGLAAQSMRNAAEMALAEFQNPNIQLLIKDDNGSPQGAQASAQQAVDEGSEIILGPLFAQSVPAVAQIARTRGIPVMAFSTDSSIAGRGVYLLSFLPESDVNRIVEYSASIGKRSVAVLVPDNAYGNVVEAAVKAAVPRRGGRIVAFEKYGADRATPARTVAQQLGSADALFIADDGDAVVSVADAMSAAGANLRNIQLLGTGLWDSPRVYASSNLQGGLYAAPDPAGFRAFSGRYRTKYGAEPVRTATLAYDAVALVAALARTQGTTRFSSDVLTNPSGFAGIDGLFRFRADGTNERGLAVMKVTTGGGVAVAGSPKSFGA, encoded by the coding sequence ATGTCAGGGGCGACGCGGCGAAGCGCGCTCGGTCTGTTGCTCGGCGCGCCGCTGCTGTCGGCCTGCGCCGGCGTGCAGCAGAGCCTGAGCCAGTTCTCCAATCCGTTCAGCAGTTCCTCCCCGCCTCCGGCCCAGCCGGCCGGCCCGCCGCAACAGGCGACGACCGCCGGCACCGGCGGGGTGAAGGTTGCCGTGATCCTGCCGTTGTCGGCATCTGGCAATGCCGGCCTTGCCGCGCAGTCGATGCGCAACGCCGCCGAGATGGCGCTGGCCGAGTTCCAGAATCCCAACATCCAGCTCCTGATCAAGGACGACAATGGCAGCCCGCAGGGCGCGCAGGCCAGTGCGCAGCAGGCGGTCGATGAGGGCTCCGAGATCATCCTGGGGCCGCTATTCGCGCAGTCGGTGCCTGCGGTGGCGCAGATCGCGCGCACGCGCGGCATCCCGGTGATGGCGTTCTCGACCGATTCCAGCATCGCCGGCCGCGGTGTCTATCTGCTGAGCTTCCTGCCGGAGTCCGACGTCAACCGCATCGTCGAATATTCCGCCAGCATCGGGAAGCGCTCCGTCGCCGTGCTCGTGCCCGACAATGCCTATGGCAATGTGGTCGAGGCCGCGGTGAAGGCGGCGGTGCCGCGCCGCGGAGGGCGCATCGTCGCGTTCGAGAAATACGGCGCCGATCGCGCCACGCCGGCCCGGACCGTGGCGCAGCAGCTCGGCAGCGCCGATGCGCTGTTCATCGCCGATGATGGCGACGCCGTCGTCTCGGTCGCCGATGCGATGAGCGCGGCGGGTGCAAATCTGCGCAATATCCAGCTGCTCGGCACCGGCCTGTGGGACAGTCCGCGCGTCTATGCCAGCTCCAACTTGCAAGGCGGCCTCTACGCCGCGCCGGACCCGGCCGGCTTCCGCGCCTTCTCCGGCCGCTATCGCACCAAATATGGCGCCGAGCCCGTGCGCACCGCCACGCTTGCCTATGATGCGGTCGCCCTGGTGGCCGCGCTGGCGCGTACGCAGGGCACGACGCGCTTTTCGTCGGACGTGCTCACCAATCCCTCCGGCTTTGCCGGCATCGACGGCCTGTTCCGCTTTCGCGCCGACGGCACCAATGAGCGGGGCTTGGCGGTGATGAAGGTCACGACCGGCGGCGGCGTTGCGGTCGCGGGCTCGCCGAAGAGCTTTGGGGCGTAG
- the cpaB gene encoding Flp pilus assembly protein CpaB, which produces MNTARIVVLVIALGAGGVAAYLASGYDNKPAPVLPVAEKLPTVEVLVAKNDIQLGQAVKPEDLQWQLWPAATASSAFIRRDNRPEAQIQIAGSIARVPLMQGEPIREQKLVRADGSGFMAAILPSGMRAVSTEISAETAAGGFILPNDRVDIMLTRRLKNPDGAAGNDLILSEAILTNIRVLAIDQAPKEKDGQNAVVGRTVTLELKPDQVAALSAARQGGTLTLALRSIVDANSVDSTPEDQASKRSGGVNVIRYGVQARQLTSQK; this is translated from the coding sequence ATGAACACCGCACGCATTGTCGTTCTCGTCATCGCGCTGGGCGCCGGCGGCGTCGCTGCGTATCTGGCGAGCGGCTATGACAATAAGCCCGCGCCCGTTCTCCCCGTCGCCGAGAAGCTGCCGACGGTCGAGGTCCTGGTCGCCAAGAATGACATTCAGCTCGGTCAAGCCGTGAAGCCCGAGGACCTGCAATGGCAGCTCTGGCCGGCGGCGACCGCGAGCAGCGCCTTCATCCGCCGCGACAACAGGCCCGAGGCGCAGATCCAGATTGCAGGCTCGATCGCACGCGTGCCGTTGATGCAGGGCGAGCCAATCCGCGAGCAGAAGCTGGTCAGGGCCGACGGCTCCGGCTTCATGGCCGCGATCCTGCCGTCGGGCATGCGCGCCGTCTCCACCGAGATTTCAGCCGAGACTGCCGCCGGCGGCTTCATCCTGCCGAATGACCGCGTCGACATCATGCTGACCCGCCGCCTGAAGAATCCTGACGGGGCCGCCGGTAACGACCTCATCCTATCCGAAGCGATCCTGACCAATATCCGCGTGCTCGCGATCGACCAGGCGCCGAAGGAAAAGGACGGCCAGAACGCCGTCGTCGGCAGGACCGTCACGCTCGAGCTTAAACCCGACCAGGTCGCCGCGCTATCGGCAGCGCGCCAGGGCGGCACGCTGACACTCGCGCTGCGCAGCATCGTCGATGCCAACTCGGTCGACAGCACGCCCGAGGACCAGGCGAGCAAGCGGTCCGGCGGGGTCAACGTGATCCGCTACGGCGTACAGGCGCGGCAACTGACGTCACAGAAGTGA
- a CDS encoding YraN family protein: MAKTDVPSEPKIASPERVAAFHTGISAESRAAAYLMAKGYRILAKRYRTPHGEIDIVARRRNLIAFVEVKARATLDDAAFAVTPRQQQRIIDAAQGWLVAHPEHAEFEMRFDAMLIAPKRLPRHVLAAFDAST; encoded by the coding sequence ATGGCGAAGACTGACGTCCCGTCGGAACCGAAAATCGCCTCGCCCGAGCGCGTCGCCGCGTTCCACACCGGCATCTCTGCGGAAAGCCGCGCTGCGGCTTATCTCATGGCCAAGGGCTACCGCATCCTCGCCAAACGTTACCGCACGCCGCATGGCGAGATCGACATCGTGGCGCGCCGCCGCAATTTGATCGCCTTCGTCGAGGTCAAGGCGCGCGCGACGCTGGACGACGCCGCCTTCGCCGTGACGCCGCGCCAGCAGCAGCGCATCATCGATGCCGCGCAAGGCTGGCTCGTCGCGCATCCCGAGCATGCGGAATTTGAAATGCGATTCGATGCCATGCTGATTGCGCCGAAACGACTTCCACGCCATGTGTTGGCGGCATTCGACGCCTCGACCTGA
- the hrcA gene encoding heat-inducible transcriptional repressor HrcA encodes MAHHDPIHLIAPRAGLAQLNERSRDIFRQIVESYLATGEPVGSRNISRLIAMPLSPASVRNVMADLEQLGLIYAPHTSAGRLPTELGLRFFVDALMQVGDLNDSERQAIQSQLTSVGHAQSVEAALEEALTRLSGLTRAAAVVLTPKSNARLKHIEFVRLEPEKALVILVGEDGQVENRVLTLPPGVPSSALTEAGNFLNARIRGRTLAEARLELETALGEARTELDQLTHKVISAGIASWSGGENEDRQLIVRGHANLLEDLHALEDLERVRLLFDDLETKRGVIDLLGRAETAEGVRIFIGSENKLFSLSGSSTIISPYRDAAGHIVGVLGVIGPTRLNYARVIPTVDYAARIVSRLLGG; translated from the coding sequence GTGGCCCATCACGATCCGATCCATCTGATCGCGCCGCGCGCGGGCCTCGCCCAGCTCAACGAGCGTTCCCGCGACATCTTTCGTCAAATCGTCGAAAGCTATCTCGCGACCGGGGAGCCGGTGGGCTCGCGCAATATTTCGCGCCTGATTGCCATGCCGCTGTCGCCCGCCTCGGTCCGCAACGTCATGGCCGATCTGGAACAGCTCGGCCTGATCTACGCCCCGCACACCTCCGCCGGCCGATTGCCGACGGAACTCGGCCTGCGGTTCTTCGTCGATGCCCTGATGCAGGTCGGCGACCTCAATGACAGTGAACGGCAGGCGATCCAGAGCCAGTTGACCTCCGTCGGCCACGCGCAATCGGTGGAGGCTGCGCTCGAGGAGGCATTGACGCGGCTCTCCGGCCTGACCCGCGCGGCCGCGGTCGTGCTGACGCCGAAATCCAATGCGCGGCTGAAACATATCGAATTCGTCCGCTTGGAACCGGAAAAGGCATTGGTGATCCTGGTCGGCGAGGACGGGCAGGTCGAAAATCGCGTGTTGACGCTGCCGCCGGGAGTTCCATCCTCGGCGTTGACCGAAGCCGGCAACTTCCTCAATGCCCGCATTCGGGGCCGGACCCTGGCCGAGGCGCGGCTGGAGCTCGAGACCGCGCTCGGAGAGGCGCGCACCGAGCTCGATCAGCTGACGCACAAGGTGATCTCGGCCGGCATCGCCAGCTGGTCCGGCGGCGAGAACGAGGATCGCCAGCTCATCGTCCGCGGCCACGCCAATCTGCTCGAGGATTTGCATGCGCTGGAGGATCTCGAGCGCGTTCGCCTGCTGTTCGACGATCTCGAGACCAAGCGCGGCGTGATCGACCTGCTCGGCCGGGCCGAAACCGCGGAAGGCGTGCGGATCTTCATCGGCAGTGAGAACAAGCTGTTCTCGCTGTCGGGTTCGTCCACCATCATCTCGCCCTATCGGGACGCCGCCGGCCATATCGTCGGCGTTTTGGGCGTGATCGGGCCGACGCGGCTGAATTATGCCCGCGTGATCCCCACCGTGGACTACGCTGCCCGCATCGTCAGCCGGCTCCTGGGGGGCTGA
- a CDS encoding CpaD family pilus assembly protein, whose amino-acid sequence MTKTMADRRRGLSVALALTGLSVMLGACNTTGEIVTQTVPTDYRQRHPIAVEEAKKSIVIFVGKARGGLSAAQHADVAGIARDWVREGTGSVVVDVPVNAANSRAAAATYHEIRSVLASVGVPSRAIVQHPYQPEDPGLLPTIRLSYSRIAAVAGPCGLWPEDIGPSILDPGYNENRPYFNLGCASQRNLAAMIDNPADLEQPRSETPVYNARRDMAFERYRKGTPIASSNPDADKAKLSDTGR is encoded by the coding sequence ATGACGAAGACCATGGCCGATCGACGTCGCGGGTTGAGCGTCGCGCTGGCACTGACGGGGCTCTCCGTCATGCTGGGCGCCTGCAACACCACCGGCGAGATCGTCACCCAGACGGTGCCGACCGACTATCGCCAGCGTCACCCGATCGCGGTCGAGGAAGCCAAGAAGTCGATCGTGATATTCGTCGGCAAGGCTCGCGGCGGCCTCTCGGCCGCGCAGCACGCGGACGTCGCCGGCATTGCCCGGGACTGGGTGCGCGAAGGCACCGGCTCGGTCGTGGTCGACGTCCCGGTCAACGCGGCGAATTCGCGCGCGGCGGCGGCGACCTATCACGAGATCCGTTCCGTGCTCGCATCCGTCGGCGTGCCATCGCGTGCCATCGTCCAGCATCCCTATCAGCCCGAGGATCCAGGGCTGCTGCCCACCATCCGCCTGAGCTATTCCCGGATCGCCGCGGTCGCCGGCCCCTGCGGGCTGTGGCCGGAAGATATCGGCCCCTCCATCCTCGACCCCGGCTACAACGAGAACCGGCCCTATTTCAATCTGGGCTGCGCCAGCCAGCGCAACCTCGCGGCCATGATCGACAATCCGGCCGACCTGGAGCAGCCGCGGTCCGAGACGCCGGTCTATAACGCACGGCGTGACATGGCCTTCGAGCGCTATCGCAAGGGCACGCCGATCGCGAGCAGCAATCCAGACGCCGACAAGGCCAAACTCAGCGATACAGGCAGATGA